In a single window of the Bufo bufo chromosome 5, aBufBuf1.1, whole genome shotgun sequence genome:
- the LOC121002597 gene encoding LOW QUALITY PROTEIN: uncharacterized protein LOC121002597 (The sequence of the model RefSeq protein was modified relative to this genomic sequence to represent the inferred CDS: inserted 3 bases in 2 codons): protein MAESEEEQGGQIEEFEAEEQGMEMTESEAEESAESDSSHSPYTMKDMTAVTEKDLQILSDVSFWEIPVPDHFRVEIVKRGXDGPFSVTKRPDEKAASKGEVRQLSKVWFYKVMPNGEKILRTWMVYSPVSGNLYCFCCRLFTSCTTDTTSKFVTGFQKWWKLSPKVYNHETSEEHLYCLEKWKTLAAELRLHETIDAQTISTMETEKKKWRDILHRLLDITFFLAKQNLAFRGHKEDESSLNKGNFMVEMLSKYDPVLKEHLIKLKQHTCKVNMSVSYLSPQTQNEFISVLANHVKAKIVTDIKSAKYFGIMFDSTPDVSHTDQMSEVIRYVHITNRKVEVKYVFLGFFPLKXKKAADLSSDILQKFESGGLDIMMCRSQGYDNAATMAGIHGGVQSILKGKNRKAIFNGCVDHSLNFCGQHSFAQNASCVTFFGTLQTMFSFFAASTHRWDVLIDHAGVSVKRLCTTRWSAHYAAVKPVKEKFDMFVSALGALCEPCENMDTRGAAQGLLPAVCDFTFLCYLHFWSDVLREVNDAQQYLQTKGLSLDKVVTKLETLRLFLCEERSHLVENAIQQALLKADEYGIAVERRTRFKKRMAGELARDAGSPSLQEENKRVMFECIGRFHLELQTRLRAIMEVAGMFEAVQAKSLISATEGELKVSIPKLTNFYDEVS, encoded by the exons AATGGAAATGACAGAATCTGAAGCAGAAGAGAGTGCTGAAAGTGACTCAAGCCATAGTCCGTATACTATGAAAGACATGACTGCAGTTACGGAGAAAGATTTGCAAATTTTATCTGATGTGTCCTTCTGGGAGATACCGGTTCCAGATCATTTTCGGGTAGAAATTGTGAAAAGAGG AGATGGTCCTTTTAGTGTCACCAAAAGGCCAGATGAAAAAGCTGCATCAAAGGGAGAAGTGCGCCAACTTTCAAAAGTGTGGTTTTACAAGGTCATGCCAAATGGAgagaaaattctgaggacatggaTGGTTTACTCACCTGTCAGCGGGAATTTATATTGCTTTTGTTGCCGACTCTTTACCAGCTGtactacagatacaacatccaaaTTTGTCACTGGGTTTCAGAAGTGGTGGAAACTGAGCCCAAAGGTATATAATCATGAGACATCCGAAGAGCACTTATACTGTCTGGAAAAGTGGAAAACTTTGGCAGCAGAACTGAGGCTGCATGAAACCATTGATGCCCAAACTATTTCTACGATGGAGACTGAGAAGAAAAAGTGGAGGGACATTTTGCACAGATTGCTGGATATTACATTTTTTCTTGCCAAGCAGAATCTGGCATTTCGTGGTCACAAGGAAGATGAGTCTTCTTTGAATAAAGGGAACTTTATGGTTGAGATGCTTTCCAAGTATGATCCGGTACTGAAGGAACACCTAATTAAGTTAAAGCAGCACACCTGTAAAGTTAACATGTCTGTCTCCTATCTTTCTCCACAAACTCAGAATGAGTTTATAAGTGTCCTGGCAAATCATGTGAAGGCGAAGATTGTAACGGACATAAAGTCTGCAAAGTACTTTGGCATCATGTTTGACAGCACGCCTGACGTATCGCATACTGATCAGATGTCTGAAGTGATCAGATATGTACACATCACCAACAGGAAAGTTGAGGTAAAATACGTTTTTTTAGGatttttccctttaa ggaaaaaaGCTGCTGACCTCAGTTCTGACATTCTTCAAAAATTTGAAAGTGGTGGACTCGACATAATGATGTGCCGCTCTCAGGGTTATGATAATGCTGCTACTATGGCTGGAATCCATGGAGGTGTACAATCCATTCTGAAGGGGAAAAACAGGAAGGCTATTTTTAATGGATGTGTGGACCATTCCCTTAACTTCTGTGGTCAGCACTCTTTTGCTCAAAATGCATCTTGCGTGACCTTTTTTGGAACTCTGCAgacaatgttttctttttttgctgcTTCCACCCATCGATGGGATGTGTTAATTGACCATGCTGGAGTGTCAGTAAAAAGACTATGCACAACACGCTGGAGTGCTCATTATGCTGCAGTTAAGccagtaaaagaaaaatttgaCATGTTCGTGTCGGCACTTGGAGCTCTTTGTGAACCATGTGAAAATATGGACACAAGAGGAGCAGCACAAGGTCTTCTACCTGCTGTCTGTGACTTTACTTTTCTATGCTACCTGCACTTCTGGTCTGATGTACTGAGGGAAGTTAATGATGCACAGCAGTACCTGCAGACTAAGGGCTTAAGTCTCGATAAAGTGGTGACAAAGCTTGAGACACTAAGACTTTTTCTGTGTGAGGAGCGCAGTCACCTCGTCGAAAATGCAATTCAGCAGGCACTTTTAAAAGCTGATGAATATGGAATTGCAGTAGAGAGAAGAACCAGGTTCAAGAAGAGGATGGCAGGGGAACTGGCAAGAGATGCTGGAAGCCCAAGTCTGCAAGAAGAAAATAAGAGGGTGATGTTTGAGTGCATTGGTCGCTTTCATTTGGAACTACAGACCAGATTAAGAGCCATCATGGAAGTAGCAGGCATGTTTGAGGCTGTTCAAGCAAAGAGTCTCATATCTGCCACTGAAGGAGAATTAAAGGTGTCCATTCCAAAACTGACCAATTTCTATGATGAGGTATCGTAG